From a single Microbacterium terrisoli genomic region:
- a CDS encoding LysR family transcriptional regulator, with protein MHRHVPDLAALELMDAVARTGSMTAAAHELHVTQQAVSNRIRSAERLMGVELFVRSPQGARLTADGESVIAWARDVLAAAGRMGAALDLLRGSATRTLTVGGSQTIAAHLLPGWMLQLRERQLAAGQDATTVRLRTGNSAEIGRLVRSGGLDLGFIESPTVPADLGSTTVARDRLVVAVPPGHLWATGDGPGPGSGAGAGLDAGSGAGARLDAVPGAGAGSGVVSGAVPLATLAATPLVVRERGSGTRSAYELAVRERLGTEPAEPALELATAVAVLSAVAGGVAPAVLSELAIADDVELGRVRQVAIEGAAVTRPLTAVWRGGSGDLRGAARLLVEIAAS; from the coding sequence ATGCACAGGCATGTGCCGGATCTTGCCGCGCTGGAATTGATGGATGCCGTGGCCCGCACGGGCAGCATGACCGCGGCGGCGCACGAGCTGCACGTCACCCAGCAGGCAGTGTCGAACCGGATTCGCTCGGCGGAGCGCCTGATGGGGGTCGAACTGTTCGTGCGCTCGCCGCAGGGCGCCCGGCTCACCGCCGACGGGGAATCGGTCATCGCGTGGGCCCGTGACGTGCTTGCCGCCGCCGGCCGGATGGGTGCCGCGCTCGACCTGCTGCGTGGTTCGGCGACGCGCACGCTGACGGTCGGCGGCAGCCAGACCATCGCCGCGCACCTGCTGCCGGGATGGATGCTGCAGCTGCGCGAGCGGCAGCTGGCAGCAGGGCAGGATGCCACGACCGTGCGCCTGCGCACCGGCAACAGCGCCGAGATCGGGCGCCTGGTGCGCTCGGGCGGCCTGGACCTCGGGTTCATCGAGAGCCCGACCGTACCGGCCGATCTCGGTTCGACCACCGTGGCGCGCGATCGGCTCGTGGTGGCCGTGCCTCCGGGACACCTGTGGGCGACGGGTGACGGCCCGGGTCCGGGGTCGGGTGCGGGTGCGGGGTTGGATGCGGGGTCGGGTGCGGGTGCACGGTTGGATGCGGTGCCGGGTGCGGGTGCGGGGTCGGGCGTGGTATCGGGTGCAGTGCCCCTTGCGACGCTGGCCGCGACGCCACTGGTCGTGCGCGAGCGGGGGAGCGGCACTCGGTCGGCGTACGAGCTCGCCGTGAGAGAGCGTCTCGGCACGGAGCCCGCAGAACCCGCGCTCGAACTGGCCACAGCCGTCGCGGTCCTGTCGGCTGTCGCCGGCGGGGTCGCACCCGCTGTGCTCAGCGAGCTCGCGATCGCCGACGACGTCGAGCTCGGACGGGTGCGCCAGGTGGCGATCGAGGGCGCCGCCGTGACCCGACCGCTGACCGCCGTGTGGCGCGGAGGCTCCGGCGACCTGCGCGGCGCCGCCCGGCTCCTGGTCGAGATCGCCGCGTCGTAG
- a CDS encoding YeiH family protein, whose amino-acid sequence MQLTPVPTLPHRLGRRALEVWPGVAACVLIAVAATFIGRIVPILGAAVPAIVIGVAIALVRRPHERLRAGIAYSSKFLLQCAVVLLGAQLSLVSIFQVGLESLPVMLSSLAVCLFGAWAIGRAMGIEPRLRTLIGVGTGICGASAIAAVAPVIGAASAEVAYAISTIFLFNILAVVIFPAIGHLLNMDPHTFGLFAGTAVNDTSSVVATASVFSALALGYAVVVKLVRTLMIIPITVTLAVVEARRDAGSGMSARQIGKLVPWFLIGFLVVAVIHSLGVITPGLQSFLVAASIFLIAVALAAIGLSTDAAALRRAGLRPLLLGAVLWVLVAATSLSVIWLTGGFH is encoded by the coding sequence GTGCAGTTGACTCCCGTGCCCACGCTCCCCCACCGCCTCGGCCGGCGAGCGCTCGAGGTCTGGCCGGGCGTCGCCGCGTGCGTGCTCATCGCCGTGGCAGCGACCTTCATCGGCCGCATCGTGCCGATCCTGGGCGCGGCAGTGCCGGCCATCGTCATCGGGGTCGCGATCGCACTGGTGCGCCGGCCGCACGAGCGGCTGCGGGCCGGCATCGCCTACAGCTCGAAATTCCTGCTGCAGTGCGCGGTCGTGCTGCTGGGCGCACAGCTCTCGCTCGTGAGCATCTTCCAGGTCGGGCTCGAGTCGCTGCCGGTCATGCTGTCTTCGCTCGCGGTGTGCTTGTTCGGTGCGTGGGCCATCGGCCGCGCCATGGGCATCGAGCCCCGCCTGCGCACCCTCATCGGCGTCGGAACGGGAATCTGCGGCGCCTCGGCGATCGCGGCCGTCGCGCCGGTCATCGGGGCTGCCAGCGCCGAGGTCGCCTACGCCATCTCGACGATCTTCCTGTTCAACATCCTCGCCGTCGTGATCTTCCCCGCGATCGGCCACCTGCTGAACATGGACCCGCACACCTTCGGTCTGTTCGCCGGAACCGCGGTCAATGACACCAGCTCGGTCGTGGCGACCGCGAGCGTGTTCAGCGCACTGGCCCTCGGCTACGCCGTCGTGGTCAAGCTCGTGCGCACCCTCATGATCATTCCGATCACGGTCACCCTCGCCGTCGTCGAAGCGCGCCGCGATGCGGGATCGGGCATGTCGGCACGCCAGATCGGCAAGCTCGTGCCGTGGTTCCTGATCGGCTTTCTCGTGGTCGCGGTGATCCATTCGCTCGGGGTCATCACGCCCGGACTGCAGTCCTTTCTGGTCGCCGCAAGCATCTTCTTGATCGCGGTGGCACTGGCAGCCATAGGTCTGTCGACGGATGCCGCGGCCCTCCGCCGCGCAGGCCTGCGGCCTTTGCTGCTGGGCGCGGTGCTGTGGGTGCTGGTCGCCGCGACGTCGCTGAGCGTGATCTGGCTGACCGGCGGCTTCCACTGA
- a CDS encoding SDR family oxidoreductase: MARIVVIGGTGLIGSKVVEKLIAHGHDAVPAAPSTGVNTITGEGLSGALAGADVVVDVSNSPSFEQQAVLDFFTTSTTNLLTAEKAAGVTHHVALTIVGTNRPQQISYFAAKVAQELLIRESGVPYSLVHATQFFEFIGSIADISTVNGMVRLPGALIQPMAAEDVATAVARVAAGAPLNTDIEVAGPEQFGLDEFIRRGLTFRGDAREVVRDDEAPYYGALIEERTLIPVDGAEIFSTTLAEWLPANPPRR, translated from the coding sequence ATGGCACGTATCGTCGTGATCGGCGGCACCGGACTGATCGGATCGAAGGTCGTCGAAAAGCTCATCGCCCACGGGCACGATGCGGTCCCGGCCGCACCCAGCACCGGGGTGAACACCATCACCGGCGAGGGACTGTCGGGCGCGCTCGCGGGCGCCGATGTGGTGGTGGATGTCTCGAACTCGCCGTCGTTCGAACAGCAAGCCGTGCTCGACTTCTTTACCACCTCGACGACGAACTTGCTGACCGCAGAGAAGGCGGCGGGTGTCACGCACCATGTCGCCCTCACCATCGTCGGCACCAACCGGCCGCAGCAGATCTCGTACTTCGCCGCCAAGGTCGCGCAGGAGCTGCTGATCCGTGAATCGGGCGTGCCGTACTCGCTGGTGCACGCGACGCAGTTCTTCGAGTTCATCGGGTCGATCGCCGACATCTCGACGGTGAACGGCATGGTGCGCCTGCCGGGCGCGCTGATCCAGCCGATGGCAGCGGAGGATGTCGCGACAGCGGTCGCCCGGGTCGCGGCGGGCGCACCGCTGAACACCGACATCGAGGTCGCCGGCCCCGAGCAGTTCGGACTGGACGAGTTCATCCGACGCGGGCTGACGTTCCGCGGCGACGCTCGCGAGGTCGTGCGTGACGACGAAGCGCCCTACTACGGGGCCCTCATCGAGGAGCGCACGCTCATCCCCGTCGACGGCGCCGAGATCTTCTCGACGACGCTCGCCGAGTGGCTTCCGGCCAACCCCCCACGCCGGTAG
- a CDS encoding FAD-dependent oxidoreductase: protein MATLHTDVAIAGGGPAGVMLGLLLARQGIDVTVFEKHGDFFRDFRGDTVHPSTLNIIDALGLRERFNAIEHRPLPQLDVVVNGIRIHLIDFSTLPPPNRFVTLMPQWDLLDLLAEAGAEHPAFHLQMGADVTDVIERDGRVRGVRVKTSDDEFEVEASLVVAADGRASTVRRAAGLVPHAYDVDLDVLWFRVPRPERRLPDTLGWAGPGGLVVTIPRPEYLQCAHLIPKGTFGGIRAEGIPAFHDRIARVVPRLSPVMDAVASFDDVKLLSVRIDRLPRWWQPGLLCIGDAAHAMSPVFGVGINYAIQDAVAAARVLVPTLRGPNAGPDESAIDRACAALQQRRGWPTAAMQGIQRLAHRLIGSDRVGTLIDNPPTRGQRAWLRFVLPVVRRRAMRIVAYGFRPERL, encoded by the coding sequence ATGGCCACGCTGCACACCGATGTCGCCATCGCCGGGGGCGGGCCCGCCGGCGTGATGCTGGGGCTGCTGTTGGCGCGGCAGGGCATCGATGTGACGGTCTTCGAGAAGCACGGTGATTTCTTCCGCGACTTCCGCGGCGACACCGTGCATCCGTCGACGCTGAACATCATCGACGCGCTCGGCCTTCGCGAACGGTTCAACGCGATCGAGCACCGCCCGTTGCCGCAGCTGGATGTCGTTGTCAACGGCATCCGGATCCACCTGATCGACTTCTCGACGCTGCCGCCTCCCAACCGGTTCGTCACTCTCATGCCGCAGTGGGACCTGCTCGACCTGCTCGCCGAGGCGGGAGCCGAGCATCCGGCGTTCCACCTGCAGATGGGCGCCGACGTCACCGACGTGATCGAGCGGGACGGGCGCGTGCGGGGTGTTCGCGTGAAGACCTCCGACGACGAGTTCGAGGTCGAGGCATCCCTCGTCGTGGCCGCCGACGGGCGCGCCTCGACCGTGCGGCGGGCTGCCGGTCTCGTGCCGCACGCGTATGACGTGGACCTCGACGTGCTGTGGTTCCGCGTGCCGCGGCCCGAGCGCCGGCTGCCCGACACTCTGGGCTGGGCGGGTCCGGGAGGCCTGGTCGTGACCATCCCGCGGCCGGAGTACCTGCAGTGCGCGCACCTGATTCCGAAGGGGACGTTCGGGGGCATCCGCGCGGAGGGCATCCCGGCCTTCCATGACCGGATCGCCCGGGTCGTGCCGCGGCTGTCGCCCGTGATGGATGCGGTCGCCTCGTTCGATGACGTCAAGCTGCTCTCGGTGCGCATCGATCGGCTGCCGCGCTGGTGGCAGCCCGGACTGCTGTGCATCGGCGACGCGGCCCACGCGATGTCGCCCGTGTTCGGCGTCGGAATCAACTACGCGATCCAGGATGCCGTGGCCGCGGCCCGCGTGCTGGTCCCGACGCTGCGGGGCCCGAATGCCGGCCCGGACGAGTCGGCGATCGACCGTGCGTGCGCAGCGCTGCAGCAGCGGCGCGGGTGGCCCACCGCCGCGATGCAGGGGATCCAGCGCCTCGCGCATCGGCTGATCGGCAGCGATCGGGTCGGCACGCTGATCGACAACCCGCCCACGCGCGGTCAGCGTGCGTGGCTGCGCTTCGTGCTGCCCGTGGTGCGTCGCCGGGCCATGCGCA
- a CDS encoding SDR family oxidoreductase — protein MRVAVVGGTGLIGARVVRRLQDDGHDVVAASRATGVNSFTGEGLAAALEGAHALIDVSNSSYTDERGAQEFFYGSTLNLLTYGAAAGVAHHIALSVVGTDRLAASQGGYFIAKAQQERLIRESGRPYTIVHGTQFFEFLRTIADDATHSGVAHVADVLIQPMAADDVAAAVATSLTEAPAGDIVEHAGPDVFELGDLLRREMTFLGDARQVVPDPLGRYFGAEVGRRDLLPAPSARLAPTHFADWQGTAR, from the coding sequence ATGCGAGTCGCAGTGGTGGGCGGTACCGGACTGATCGGCGCACGCGTGGTGCGCAGACTGCAGGATGACGGACACGACGTGGTCGCGGCATCCCGCGCCACCGGCGTCAATTCCTTCACCGGCGAGGGACTGGCCGCGGCGCTCGAGGGCGCCCACGCCCTCATCGACGTCTCGAACTCGTCGTACACCGACGAGCGCGGCGCCCAGGAGTTCTTCTACGGCTCGACCCTGAACCTGCTGACCTACGGCGCGGCGGCAGGCGTCGCACACCACATCGCCCTGTCGGTCGTCGGCACCGACCGCCTCGCGGCCAGTCAGGGCGGATATTTCATCGCGAAGGCGCAGCAGGAGCGGCTCATCCGCGAATCGGGGCGTCCCTACACGATCGTGCACGGTACGCAGTTCTTCGAGTTCCTGCGTACGATCGCCGACGATGCCACCCACAGCGGGGTCGCCCACGTGGCCGATGTGCTCATCCAGCCGATGGCCGCCGACGATGTGGCCGCCGCGGTCGCGACGTCGCTGACCGAAGCGCCGGCGGGCGACATCGTCGAGCACGCCGGACCCGACGTGTTCGAGCTGGGTGACCTGCTGCGGCGCGAGATGACGTTCCTGGGCGATGCCCGGCAGGTGGTGCCCGACCCGCTCGGCAGGTACTTCGGCGCCGAGGTCGGACGCCGCGACCTGCTGCCCGCACCGAGTGCCAGACTGGCCCCGACACATTTCGCCGACTGGCAGGGAACCGCGCGATGA
- a CDS encoding RNA polymerase sigma-70 factor, with amino-acid sequence MTSGLDLAAERFTEQRRRLFGIAYRMLGTVADAEDVLQDAWIRWQTADRSQIREPAAFLTTITTRLSINALQSARVRRETYIGPWLPEPVNIEDDPGLGAERAESIEYAVLILLEKLTPTERAAYVLREALDYPYERIAEIVQTTPVAARQLVSRARKHLGSSRHATTDAATHRRLLEAFLAAAQRGETEQLEALFTDDVISYTDGNGVKLAARIPVPGRTRVANFVAAFSSHFWRGKAIEWVTVNGLPAVALVERGVVTTVLTAVVDADGIRRLLWIMSPDKLHHVVPAGA; translated from the coding sequence ATGACGAGCGGCCTCGATCTCGCCGCAGAGCGGTTCACCGAGCAGCGGCGTCGGCTGTTCGGCATCGCCTACCGGATGCTCGGCACCGTCGCCGACGCCGAAGATGTGCTGCAGGACGCGTGGATCCGGTGGCAGACCGCAGACCGGTCCCAGATCCGCGAGCCTGCGGCGTTTCTCACCACGATCACGACGCGCCTGTCGATCAATGCGCTGCAGTCGGCGCGCGTGCGTCGCGAGACCTATATCGGCCCGTGGCTGCCCGAACCCGTCAACATCGAAGACGACCCGGGTCTGGGCGCGGAGCGCGCCGAGTCGATCGAGTATGCGGTGCTGATCCTGCTCGAGAAGCTCACCCCCACCGAACGAGCGGCGTACGTGCTGCGCGAGGCGCTCGACTATCCCTACGAACGGATCGCCGAGATCGTGCAGACCACGCCCGTCGCCGCGCGGCAGCTCGTCAGCCGCGCCCGAAAGCATCTCGGTTCGTCGCGGCATGCGACGACGGATGCCGCGACCCACCGCCGTCTGCTCGAGGCGTTCCTGGCCGCCGCACAGCGCGGCGAGACGGAACAGCTGGAGGCGCTGTTCACCGACGACGTGATCAGCTATACGGACGGCAACGGCGTGAAGCTCGCCGCGCGCATCCCGGTGCCCGGACGCACGCGGGTCGCGAATTTCGTCGCGGCGTTCTCGAGTCACTTCTGGCGGGGCAAGGCGATCGAATGGGTGACGGTGAACGGCCTGCCCGCCGTCGCCCTCGTCGAGCGCGGTGTCGTCACCACGGTGCTCACCGCCGTCGTCGACGCCGACGGGATCCGCCGCCTGCTGTGGATCATGAGCCCCGACAAGCTGCACCACGTGGTGCCGGCAGGAGCGTGA
- the manA gene encoding mannose-6-phosphate isomerase, class I — translation MTSLIPLTNTPRDYAWGTIDGIAGALGWDATGGPEAELWLGAHPLSPSRPARAGQPWADLADWEQRSGVVLPYLLKVLAASSPLSLQAHPTRDQAAEGFAREEGDGIPLTARERNYKDPNAKPELIVAVDDGFEALCGFRPAGETLAVIDALLAQADQGDADALGVWRAQTTAGTHDAFAWLLSDADDVDRAVDAASRIAQSHPRRFGLLDRLSRAYPGDPGVLVAQMLNHVTLAAGESLWLPAGNIHAYLQGTGVELMGPSDNVLRGGLTPKHVDRDELQKVLDFTPGPASWLTPVTVSTNVVSYRPASLPSGEGVDFELLLVTGDAVFTTGSAAIAVGVEGAYTLTVDGQDAAAARGDIVFIDEPTEVRATGAGRLFIATGV, via the coding sequence GTGACCTCCCTCATCCCGCTGACCAACACCCCGCGCGACTACGCATGGGGCACCATCGACGGCATCGCCGGCGCGCTCGGCTGGGACGCCACCGGCGGCCCCGAGGCCGAGCTGTGGCTCGGCGCGCACCCGCTGTCGCCGAGCCGCCCTGCCCGTGCCGGCCAGCCCTGGGCCGATCTCGCCGACTGGGAGCAGCGCTCCGGCGTCGTGCTGCCCTATCTGCTGAAGGTGCTCGCCGCCTCGTCGCCGCTCTCGCTGCAGGCGCACCCCACTCGGGATCAGGCGGCCGAAGGCTTCGCCCGCGAAGAGGGCGACGGCATCCCGCTGACCGCGCGCGAGCGCAACTACAAGGATCCGAACGCCAAGCCCGAGCTGATCGTCGCCGTCGACGACGGGTTCGAGGCGCTGTGCGGATTCCGTCCGGCCGGTGAGACCCTCGCCGTCATCGATGCGCTGCTCGCGCAGGCCGACCAAGGCGACGCCGACGCTCTCGGGGTCTGGCGCGCGCAGACGACGGCCGGGACGCACGACGCATTCGCCTGGCTGCTCTCGGATGCCGACGACGTCGATCGCGCGGTGGATGCGGCATCCCGCATCGCGCAGTCCCACCCGAGACGGTTCGGACTGCTCGACCGGCTGTCGCGCGCGTATCCGGGCGACCCGGGCGTGCTGGTCGCGCAGATGCTCAATCACGTGACGCTGGCGGCGGGCGAGTCGCTGTGGCTGCCGGCCGGCAACATCCACGCCTACCTGCAGGGCACAGGTGTCGAGTTGATGGGCCCGAGCGACAACGTGCTGCGCGGGGGGCTCACCCCCAAGCACGTCGACCGTGACGAGCTGCAGAAGGTGCTCGACTTCACGCCCGGACCGGCGTCGTGGCTGACGCCCGTCACCGTGTCGACGAACGTCGTCTCGTACCGTCCGGCGTCGCTGCCGTCGGGGGAAGGCGTCGACTTCGAGCTGCTGCTGGTGACCGGTGACGCCGTGTTCACGACCGGATCGGCCGCCATCGCGGTGGGAGTCGAGGGCGCATACACTCTGACGGTCGACGGGCAGGATGCCGCAGCCGCCCGCGGCGACATCGTCTTCATCGACGAGCCGACCGAAGTGCGTGCGACCGGCGCGGGCCGGCTGTTCATCGCCACCGGCGTCTGA